In Vigna unguiculata cultivar IT97K-499-35 chromosome 3, ASM411807v1, whole genome shotgun sequence, a single genomic region encodes these proteins:
- the LOC114179171 gene encoding gamma conglutin 1-like, translated as MASLLPIIISFLFLFSLSNAHSPVSFTIPVTKDAATLQYLTTLSYGTPLVPTKLVLDLGGSFLWLHCASRNIPSSSSLTTPHRSLQCFTAKTHKSANSFLSGSVDQHLYQPCRVFPENSITGTIATEGELVEDLMALQSAESKTIHEHQSRFTCSPNSLLHGLAKGARGMVGLARSRSSLPSQVFDNFSTQRKLTLCLSSSKGVLLLGNVAYESEILRSLTFTPLVTSFPSLEYFINVSSVKINGKRLALDASEFNEQEGGGGGALTLISSIVPYTTMQSSIYNSFKEAFLDAALSMNMTRVASVAPFELCFSSPQVGSSVPLIELVLQSEMVKWSVHGRNSMVRVSDKVACLGFFDGGVNPRNSIVIGGYQLEDVIVQFDLATSMVGFSSSLLTKNTKCSDFKFGSSIPADSI; from the coding sequence atggCTTCTCTTCTTCCCATCATCATctccttcctcttcctcttctcaCTCTCCAACGCTCACTCCCCAGTTTCCTTCACAATCCCTGTCACAAAAGACGCTGCTACCCTTCAATACCTAACCACCCTCTCCTACGGCACTCCCCTTGTTCCAACCAAACTGGTCCTTGATTTGGGAGGTTCTTTCCTCTGGCTCCACTGTGCCTCCCGAAACATCCCTTCGTCTTCTTCCCTCACCACCCCTCACCGCTCCCTCCAATGCTTCACAGCCAAAACCCACAAATCGGCCAACTCCTTTCTCTCCGGCTCCGTCGACCAGCACCTCTACCAACCTTGCCGAGTCTTTCCGGAGAACAGCATCACCGGAACCATCGCCACCGAGGGAGAACTGGTGGAGGACCTCATGGCCCTTCAATCTGCGGAATCCAAAACCATCCACGAGCACCAGAGTCGCTTCACGTGTTCCCCTAACTCCCTCTTGCATGGCCTCGCCAAGGGTGCCAGAGGCATGGTTGGCCTCGCCAGGTCCCGCAGTTCGCTTCCCTCCCAGGTTTTCGACAACTTCAGCACGCAGCGAAAACTCACTCTCTGCCTCTCCTCCTCCAAAGGGGTTCTTCTGCTGGGGAACGTCGCTTACGAATCCGAGATTCTCAGGTCTCTAACCTTCACGCCCCTCGTCACCAGTTTCCCCTCCCTCGAATACTTCATCAACGTCAGCTCCGTCAAAATCAACGGGAAAAGGTTGGCCTTGGACGCCTCGGAGTTCAACGAGCAAGAGGGTGGTGGAGGAGGGGCTTTGACTCTTATAAGCTCAATTGTGCCCTACACCACCATGCAGAGTTCCATCTACAACTCTTTCAAGGAAGCGTTTTTGGACGCTGCCCTGTCCATGAACATGACCAGAGTGGCCTCTGTGGCACCCTTTGAGCTCTGTTTCAGTTCCCCGCAAGTGGGGTCCTCTGTGCCGCTCATTGAACTGGTTCTGCAGAGTGAGATGGTGAAGTGGAGCGTGCATGGGAGGAACTCCATGGTGAGAGTGAGCGATAAGGTGGCGTGTTTAGGGTTCTTTGATGGAGGTGTGAACCCGAGAAATTCCATTGTGATCGGAGGGTATCAATTGGAAGATGTTATAGTGCAGTTTGACTTGGCCACTTCCATGGTGGGATTTAGTTCTTCACTTCTCACCAAAAATACCAAGTGTTCCGATTTTAAGTTCGGTAGTTCCATTCCTGCAGACTCCATCTGA